Within the Candidatus Omnitrophota bacterium genome, the region ATCTCAGAAAACACGGTTTTATGGGAGATCCTTCGGTCGCCCTTCGGGAATACTCAGGACTTCCTTCGGTCGCCCTTCGGGAATACTCAGGACTTCCTTCGGTCGCTTACGCTCCCTCAGGATGACCCCTAATTAAGGACTTAGGGGGTGTGCAGTTTTAAACTTTAAACTGTGCACTTTTAAAACTTAAATCGTCTAAAAACTGTGCACTTTTAATTCGTAGATAACAGCAATTTAGAATGTCTTGACAACAAAAAACTTATATAGTAAGATTTAATGACGAGATAAGTTAAAGTGAATTAAATCGCGTTTTTATTTTAGGAGGTTGAACATGAAAAGCAAAGAAGATTTCGGCTTACTAAAAAGATTGTCATTGGTTCCGGTGGGCCTGCGCCGTAAGTTATTAGTATCGTTTAGCTTAATGTCAATAATCCCATTGTTGATATCTATCTATCTGACAACCACTTATGCCTTTCCGATAAAAGAAAACATTTTGAATGTCAGTATAATTATTATTGTGGGTATGTTCATTGCCCTGACGGGATTTTATTTGACCAGATCTATCGTAGATTCGGTTATAGAATTATCCAGTGCAGCCAGGAAGGTTGCTGACGGTTACCTGGAGCAGATAATAAAAGTAGAGAGGGAAGATGAGATCGGAGATTTGGAAAATTCACTGCAAACTATGGTTAGAAGGCTTCGCCGCAATATGAGCGAGATCCAGTCATACGGAGAAAAAGTAAGGGGCGTAAATGTAGAAATCAGCAAGAAGGTGGCTGCCTTATCCTCGCTTCTTCAGATAGGAAATGTAATGGCTGCTTCTCCCGGCCTGGATGCGACCCTGCCCTTGGTTCTGGATAAGATCTCCCAGGCCACCAGCTGCCGGCGGATTTTTTTAATGTTGTTAGACAGGACAACCAATGAGTTGGTTACTAAGTTCAGCTGCAATATCAATCCTGAGGAATTGCCCCCCCAAACAGCCAGGCTTGACCAGGGATTTCTCGGTAAGATTGCCGGCAGCGGCCAACGTTTAATAATCGACAGATCGGTTAAAAAATTAGATAAACAAATGCAGGCATTTATCAATACCGTCAAAATAAACAACGCTTGTTTTATTCCGGTCGGTTTAAAAAATCAGATTCTGGGATTACTGGTAATGGGTAATAATCTAACAGATTTTGTCTTTCAGAAGGACGAGTTAGAGCTGATAAAGATTTTTGTCCGCCAGATAGCTATTG harbors:
- a CDS encoding diguanylate cyclase; protein product: MKSKEDFGLLKRLSLVPVGLRRKLLVSFSLMSIIPLLISIYLTTTYAFPIKENILNVSIIIIVGMFIALTGFYLTRSIVDSVIELSSAARKVADGYLEQIIKVEREDEIGDLENSLQTMVRRLRRNMSEIQSYGEKVRGVNVEISKKVAALSSLLQIGNVMAASPGLDATLPLVLDKISQATSCRRIFLMLLDRTTNELVTKFSCNINPEELPPQTARLDQGFLGKIAGSGQRLIIDRSVKKLDKQMQAFINTVKINNACFIPVGLKNQILGLLVMGNNLTDFVFQKDELELIKIFVRQIAIAVENDRLTKKTAQLTLKDELTGLYNKNYMDNRLKEEIKRAIMYQRPCSFVMFNVDDFKAYKRNNSELAGASILKKIAMILKENVSEVDRAARREEDTFVLILPEKNKGEALQMVERVRKAVEEFSFPGEKGQPGGRLTVSAGISANPIDGLTAEDLAGVAVSALEKAKKEGKNKVVI